The genomic interval TCGGTGTGGGAGGGGCTGGACCTTGCCAAGCACCTGCGGCAGGCGGGGCCGGTGGTGCTTGCCGCGGCCCCGGTCCTCCCCCGGGCAGGGGGGCAAGGGGAGGCCGTCCCCGACCTGGTGCGCGTGCACAAGCTGGTTCGGGCGGTGGCCGCGGGGGAGCACTTCCTGACCCGGGATGAGGTGCGGGTGTTGGTCCTGAACGGGGCCGGGGTGAAGTTCCTCGCCCGCAAGACGGGGGCTTGGTTGCTCGAGCGGGGGTTCTACGTCACCGATATGAGCAACGCCGATCGGTACAATTACCCGCGCACCTACCTCATCTACCGGGAGGAGACACAGGCCAAGGCTAGGATGCTCCTTGACCTCCTGCCCCCGGGGGTGGAGGCGGTGGTGGAGGGTGAGTTCGGAGTGGAGCGGCTGGGCGGGTGGCCCGAGGACACGGACTTGATCCTGATTCTTGGGGCAGGGTTCGATGTTCGGTCCTGAGGGCGAGCTCCTGCGGCGGGCGGCCGAGCTCATCGAGGGGAAGAAGGGGGAACGCCTGGTGGTGGTGGACCTGCGCGAGGCTTCCATCCCCACGAGCTTCTTCCTCATCGCCGACGGGGAAAACCCAGTCCATGTCCGGGCCATGGCCGAGGAGCTTCTGGCGAAGATGCCCATCGCCCCCCAGCACGCCGAGGGAATGGGCGAGGGGCGGTGGGTGCTCCTCGACTACGGGGGCTTCGTGGTCCATCTCTTTCACAAGGAGGCGCGGGCGTTCTACGATCTGGAGGGATTGTGGTCGGACCGGAAGGTCCGCCCGTGGCCGCCCTTGCACCCGTCGGCGCCCGGGGTATAATGGCCGAGCCCTTAGCCCCTTGCATAGTCCAAGGGAAGGGGTATAATCGATGAGCACAGTCGATGCGGTCTTCGGTCCTTGAAAAGTGAATAGAGCGTCTGCTACGCAAGCATGGTAAGGGCGGACGGGGGATCCCTAGGCAGTCGGAGGCGATGAAGGGCGCGGCTAGCTGCGATAAGCCTCGGGGAGTCGCTGAGCAGGCTATGATCCGGGGATGCCCGAATGGGGAAACCCACCATGCCGTTGAGGCATGGTACCCGACGCCGAAATCCAGAAGTAGGCGTCGGGGGCGAACCCCGCGAAGTGAAACATCTCAGTAGCGGGAGGAAAAGAAATCAACATCGGGGTCCCCAGAAAATCGCAAGATTTTCTGGGGTGCCTCTGAGATTCCCCTAGTAGCGGCGAGCGAACGGGGAGGAGCCCAAACCACGCGGACGCATAGGTCACAGCCGTTGTCCGCGTGGGGTTGTGGGATGATGACGGAGGCCGCTGTGGAGGCCTCGGGGAGTTACCAAGGTTTTCTCTAGCCGAACAGCCAGCAAAGCCACTGGAAAGGGCGACCGGAGGGGGTGATAGTCCCGTAGGCGAAAGGGAAGGCCCTCCCTG from Candidatus Acetothermia bacterium carries:
- the rsfS gene encoding ribosome silencing factor translates to MFGPEGELLRRAAELIEGKKGERLVVVDLREASIPTSFFLIADGENPVHVRAMAEELLAKMPIAPQHAEGMGEGRWVLLDYGGFVVHLFHKEARAFYDLEGLWSDRKVRPWPPLHPSAPGV